Proteins found in one Toxotes jaculatrix isolate fToxJac2 chromosome 18, fToxJac2.pri, whole genome shotgun sequence genomic segment:
- the mcrip1 gene encoding mapk-regulated corepressor-interacting protein 1 isoform X1, translating to MTSSSAPRMVNSYKRTSSPRSPTNSGELFTPAHEENVRFIHETWQCVLRDIRSTQNSERNDRGPQEYVEKNPNPNLHSFTPVDLSDLKKRNTQDSKKS from the exons ATGACCAG CTCATCTGCTCCCAGGATGGTGAATAGTTACAAGCGGACTTCAAGCCCTCGATCCCCTACTAACAGTGGGGAGCTCTTCACCCCCGCACATGAGGAAAATGTGCGCTTTATACATGAAA CCTGGCAGTGTGTGCTTAGAGACATCAGATCAACACAAAATAGTGAACGTAATGACCGTGGACCACAGGAGTATGTGGAGAAAAACCCAAATCCTAACCTACATT CTTTTACACCAGTGGACCTGAGCGACCTCAAGAAACGCAACACACAGGACTCCAAGAAGTCCTAG
- the mcrip1 gene encoding mapk-regulated corepressor-interacting protein 1 isoform X2, whose translation MTRMVNSYKRTSSPRSPTNSGELFTPAHEENVRFIHETWQCVLRDIRSTQNSERNDRGPQEYVEKNPNPNLHSFTPVDLSDLKKRNTQDSKKS comes from the exons ATGACCAG GATGGTGAATAGTTACAAGCGGACTTCAAGCCCTCGATCCCCTACTAACAGTGGGGAGCTCTTCACCCCCGCACATGAGGAAAATGTGCGCTTTATACATGAAA CCTGGCAGTGTGTGCTTAGAGACATCAGATCAACACAAAATAGTGAACGTAATGACCGTGGACCACAGGAGTATGTGGAGAAAAACCCAAATCCTAACCTACATT CTTTTACACCAGTGGACCTGAGCGACCTCAAGAAACGCAACACACAGGACTCCAAGAAGTCCTAG